In Mycolicibacterium mucogenicum DSM 44124, the following are encoded in one genomic region:
- a CDS encoding DNA repair helicase XPB — translation MTDGPLIVQSDKTVLLEVDHEQAGAARAAIAPFAELERAPEHVHTYRITPLALWNARAAGHDAEQVVDALVSFSRYAVPQPLLVDIVDTMGRYGRLQLVKHPAHGLTLVSLDRAVLAEVLRNKKITPMLGAQIDDDTVIVHPSERGRVKQMLLKIGWPAEDLAGYVNGEAHPIALEQDGWKLRDYQELAADSFWSGGSGVVVLPCGAGKTMVGAAAMAKAGATTLILVTNTVAGRQWKRELIARTSLTEEEIGEYSGERKEIRPVTIATYQVITRRTKGEYKHLELFDSRDWGLIIYDEVHLLPAPVFRMTADLQSRRRLGLTATLIREDGREGDVFSLIGPKRYDAPWKDIEAQGWIAPAECVEVRVTMTENERMTYATAEPEERYKLCSTAHTKIAVVKSILARHPDEPTLVIGAYLDQLEELGQELDAPVIQGSTKNAEREALFDQFRSGEIRTLVVSKVANFSIDLPEASVAVQVSGTFGSRQEEAQRLGRLLRPKADGGGAVFYSVVSRDSLDAEYAAHRQRFLAEQGYGYVIKDADDLLGPAI, via the coding sequence ATGACTGACGGCCCGCTCATCGTCCAGTCGGACAAGACCGTGCTGCTCGAGGTCGACCACGAGCAGGCCGGGGCGGCGCGGGCGGCGATCGCGCCGTTCGCCGAGCTGGAGCGTGCGCCCGAGCACGTGCACACCTACCGGATCACGCCGCTGGCACTGTGGAACGCGCGCGCCGCGGGTCACGATGCCGAGCAGGTCGTCGACGCGCTGGTCAGCTTCTCCCGCTACGCAGTGCCGCAGCCGCTGCTGGTCGACATCGTCGACACCATGGGCCGCTACGGGCGGCTGCAGCTGGTCAAGCACCCGGCGCACGGGCTGACGCTGGTCAGCCTGGACCGCGCGGTGCTCGCCGAGGTGCTGCGCAACAAGAAGATCACCCCGATGCTCGGGGCCCAGATCGACGACGACACCGTCATCGTCCACCCGTCCGAGCGCGGCCGCGTCAAGCAGATGCTGCTCAAGATCGGCTGGCCCGCAGAGGATTTGGCGGGATACGTCAACGGCGAGGCGCACCCGATCGCGCTGGAGCAGGACGGCTGGAAACTGCGTGATTACCAGGAACTGGCCGCGGATTCGTTCTGGTCGGGCGGCTCCGGCGTCGTGGTCCTGCCGTGTGGCGCGGGCAAGACGATGGTCGGCGCGGCAGCCATGGCCAAGGCCGGCGCGACGACGCTGATCCTGGTCACCAACACCGTCGCCGGCCGGCAGTGGAAGCGCGAGCTGATCGCGCGCACGTCACTGACCGAGGAAGAGATCGGCGAATACTCCGGCGAGCGCAAGGAGATTCGGCCCGTCACCATCGCGACGTACCAGGTCATCACGCGCCGCACCAAGGGCGAGTACAAGCACCTCGAGCTGTTCGACAGCCGCGACTGGGGCCTGATCATCTACGACGAGGTGCACCTGCTGCCCGCGCCGGTGTTCCGGATGACGGCCGATCTGCAGTCCCGCCGTCGACTCGGCTTGACCGCCACTCTGATTCGCGAGGACGGCCGCGAGGGCGACGTGTTCTCGCTGATCGGGCCGAAGCGGTACGACGCGCCGTGGAAGGACATCGAGGCGCAGGGCTGGATCGCGCCCGCCGAGTGCGTCGAGGTCCGGGTCACCATGACCGAGAACGAGCGCATGACGTATGCGACGGCCGAGCCCGAGGAGCGCTACAAGCTGTGCTCGACGGCGCACACCAAGATCGCGGTGGTGAAGTCGATCCTGGCCCGGCACCCCGACGAGCCGACCCTGGTGATCGGCGCCTACCTGGACCAGTTGGAGGAACTCGGCCAGGAGCTGGACGCCCCGGTGATCCAGGGTTCGACCAAGAACGCCGAGCGCGAGGCCCTGTTCGACCAGTTCCGGTCGGGCGAGATTCGCACCCTGGTGGTGTCGAAGGTCGCCAACTTCTCCATCGACCTGCCGGAAGCCTCTGTGGCCGTTCAGGTTTCGGGGACGTTCGGGTCACGCCAGGAAGAGGCCCAGCGCCTGGGCCGGCTGCTGCGCCCCAAGGCCGATGGCGGCGGCGCGGTGTTCTACTCGGTGGTCTCGCGCGACAGCCTCGATGCCGAGTACGCCGCGCACCGCCAGCGCTTCCTCGCCGAACAGGGCTACGGCTATGTCATCAAGGACGCCGACGACCTGCTGGGACCCGCTATCTAG
- a CDS encoding helicase-associated domain-containing protein, which translates to MIDESPGVPLGSWLADMSDAQLVQLLSVRPDLTQPPPATLSALAARAQSRQSVKAATDDLDFLQLAVLDALLTLQATTIAVPTGALFKLLAGRANKKVVTSALDELRTRGLVWGGDTVRVVSEAASVLPWYPGQVTVENPDADGIAAKLAAIDTPQRELLERLADGSPIGRTKDAAPGTAPDRPVPQLIAAGLLRPIDDETVILPRLVGQVLRGQAPGPTTLTPPAPSTPVLAEQDVDAAAAGSAIDLLREVELILETLSATPVPELRSGGLGVRDAKRLTKVTGIDEGRLSLILELCAAATLIASGIPDSDDYDDGPYWAPTVAADRFIESSAATRWHLLATTWLDLPCRPGLVGRRGPDGKPYAALTNALYSSAAPLDRRLLLTVLAELPPGGTMDTATASAAMLWRRPRWTARLQPEPTDELLTEAHALGMVGRGAIAGPIRLLLAGAPEEEVVAAMAAALPDPIDHFLLQADLTVVVPGPLERDLADQLATVADIESAGAATVYRISEQSIRRALDTGRTASEIHTLFARHSKTPVPQGLTYLIDDVARRHGQLRVGMASSFIRCEDPALLAQALASPTLEQLSLRALAPTVAVSPAPIADVLAGLRTAGFAPAAEDWSGTIVDLRPLGARVSTPIHRRTFRHPQAPNEKTLGAIVAVLRQTGRGGNGERLDPAAAISLLTDAALTQSSVVIGYVDAAGVATQRVVAPVNVRGGQLTAYDPAAGRVREFAIHRVTSVVAPE; encoded by the coding sequence ATGATCGACGAATCCCCGGGTGTGCCGCTGGGCTCCTGGCTGGCCGACATGTCGGACGCGCAGCTGGTGCAGCTGCTCAGCGTCCGGCCCGACCTCACCCAACCGCCGCCGGCAACCCTGTCGGCGCTGGCGGCCCGCGCCCAGTCGCGGCAGTCGGTCAAGGCCGCGACCGACGATCTCGATTTTCTGCAGCTGGCTGTGCTGGATGCGCTGCTGACGCTGCAGGCCACGACCATCGCGGTGCCGACCGGGGCGCTGTTCAAACTGCTGGCCGGGCGCGCCAACAAGAAGGTCGTCACGTCGGCGCTCGACGAGCTGCGCACCCGCGGGCTGGTGTGGGGCGGCGACACGGTGCGGGTGGTCTCGGAGGCGGCGTCGGTGCTGCCCTGGTATCCCGGACAGGTCACCGTCGAGAACCCCGACGCCGACGGCATCGCCGCGAAACTGGCCGCCATCGACACGCCGCAGCGGGAGCTGCTGGAGCGGCTGGCAGACGGATCCCCGATCGGCCGGACGAAAGACGCGGCTCCCGGAACCGCACCCGACCGTCCGGTGCCGCAGCTGATCGCGGCCGGACTGCTGCGCCCGATCGACGACGAGACGGTGATCCTGCCGCGACTCGTCGGCCAGGTGCTGCGGGGCCAGGCACCGGGGCCGACGACTCTGACACCACCGGCACCGTCGACACCCGTACTCGCGGAGCAGGACGTCGACGCGGCCGCGGCCGGTTCGGCGATCGACCTGCTGCGCGAAGTCGAGCTGATCCTCGAAACCCTTTCGGCGACACCGGTTCCCGAGCTGCGCAGCGGCGGCCTCGGGGTCCGCGACGCCAAGCGGCTGACCAAGGTCACCGGCATCGACGAAGGCCGGCTGTCATTGATCCTGGAGCTCTGCGCGGCGGCGACGCTGATCGCATCGGGCATCCCGGACTCCGACGACTACGACGACGGCCCCTACTGGGCGCCGACCGTGGCCGCGGACCGGTTCATCGAATCGAGCGCCGCGACGCGCTGGCACCTGCTGGCCACCACCTGGCTGGACCTGCCGTGCCGTCCCGGCCTGGTGGGCAGGCGTGGGCCCGATGGCAAACCCTATGCCGCCCTGACCAATGCACTGTATTCGTCGGCCGCGCCGCTGGACCGCCGGCTGCTGCTGACGGTGCTCGCCGAGCTGCCGCCGGGCGGCACCATGGACACCGCCACCGCCTCGGCTGCGATGCTGTGGCGCCGGCCGCGCTGGACCGCCCGGCTGCAGCCCGAACCCACCGACGAATTGCTCACCGAGGCACACGCTTTGGGCATGGTCGGCCGCGGCGCCATCGCCGGACCCATCCGGCTGCTGCTGGCCGGCGCGCCCGAGGAAGAGGTCGTCGCCGCGATGGCGGCGGCACTGCCCGACCCCATCGACCATTTCCTGCTGCAGGCCGACCTGACGGTCGTCGTCCCCGGGCCGCTGGAACGCGACCTCGCCGACCAGCTGGCGACCGTCGCCGACATCGAATCTGCCGGTGCGGCAACCGTTTACCGCATCAGCGAGCAGTCCATCCGCCGCGCCCTCGACACCGGCCGGACCGCCAGCGAGATCCACACCCTGTTCGCCCGGCACTCCAAAACGCCGGTGCCGCAGGGCCTCACCTACCTCATCGACGACGTGGCCCGACGACACGGGCAGCTGCGGGTCGGCATGGCATCGTCGTTCATCCGGTGCGAGGACCCGGCACTGCTGGCGCAGGCGCTGGCCTCCCCCACGCTCGAGCAGTTGAGCCTGCGAGCCCTGGCCCCCACCGTCGCGGTGTCACCGGCCCCGATCGCCGACGTGCTGGCCGGCCTGCGCACCGCGGGCTTCGCGCCGGCCGCCGAGGACTGGTCGGGCACCATCGTCGACCTGCGCCCGCTCGGCGCGCGCGTCTCCACGCCCATCCACCGCCGCACCTTCCGGCACCCGCAGGCGCCGAACGAGAAGACGCTCGGCGCCATCGTCGCCGTCCTGCGGCAGACCGGCCGCGGCGGCAACGGGGAACGGCTCGACCCGGCGGCCGCCATCTCACTGCTGACCGACGCCGCACTGACGCAATCGTCGGTGGTCATCGGGTACGTCGACGCCGCCGGGGTGGCCACGCAGCGCGTGGTGGCGCCCGTCAACGTCCGTGGCGGCCAGCTGACCGCCTACGACCCGGCCGCCGGGCGGGTCCGCGAATTCGCGATCCATCGGGTGACCTCGGTGGTTGCCCCGGAATAA
- the moaC gene encoding cyclic pyranopterin monophosphate synthase MoaC, which translates to MVDVSAKDATRRTAVAAGVLHTRADVVDLITSGGLPKGDALATARVAGIMAAKRTSDLIPLCHQLALTKVEVAFETSASGDAVGITATVRTTDRTGVEMEALTAVSVAALTLYDMIKAVDPAARIDDIRVLRKEGGKTGLWERA; encoded by the coding sequence ATGGTCGACGTGTCCGCCAAGGACGCCACCCGGCGTACCGCCGTCGCGGCGGGCGTCCTGCACACCCGCGCTGACGTCGTCGACCTCATCACCAGCGGTGGACTGCCCAAAGGTGACGCGCTCGCGACCGCCCGCGTCGCAGGCATCATGGCGGCCAAGCGCACCAGCGACCTGATCCCGCTGTGCCACCAGCTGGCGCTCACCAAGGTCGAGGTGGCGTTCGAGACGAGCGCGAGCGGCGACGCCGTCGGCATCACCGCCACCGTGCGCACCACCGACCGCACGGGCGTCGAGATGGAAGCCCTCACCGCCGTCAGCGTCGCGGCGCTGACGCTCTACGACATGATCAAGGCCGTCGACCCGGCCGCGCGCATCGACGACATCCGGGTGCTGCGCAAGGAGGGCGGCAAGACCGGCCTCTGGGAACGAGCATGA
- a CDS encoding MogA/MoaB family molybdenum cofactor biosynthesis protein, which translates to MRRTARVVIASTRAAAGVYEDRTGPLIVAWLAERGFDVPAPVVVTDGAPVGAELRRAIADDVDVVLTSGGTGISPTDATPQATVEVLDYQIPGLADAIRQSGLPHVPTSVLSRGVCGVAGRTLIVNLPGSSGGVKDGLGVLAGVLDHALDQLSGKDHAG; encoded by the coding sequence ATGAGGCGCACCGCCCGCGTCGTCATCGCCTCCACCCGCGCCGCCGCCGGCGTCTACGAGGACCGCACCGGCCCGCTCATCGTCGCCTGGCTCGCTGAGCGCGGGTTCGACGTGCCCGCGCCCGTCGTCGTCACCGACGGCGCCCCGGTGGGCGCCGAACTGCGCCGCGCGATCGCCGACGACGTGGACGTCGTCCTCACCTCCGGCGGCACGGGAATCTCCCCGACCGACGCCACCCCGCAGGCCACCGTCGAGGTCCTCGACTACCAGATTCCCGGGCTGGCCGACGCGATCCGGCAGTCCGGGCTGCCGCACGTCCCGACCTCGGTGCTGTCCCGTGGTGTGTGCGGCGTCGCCGGCCGGACGCTGATCGTGAACCTGCCGGGTTCGTCCGGGGGAGTGAAGGACGGGCTGGGCGTGCTGGCCGGGGTGCTCGACCACGCGCTCGACCAGCTCAGTGGAAAGGACCATGCCGGGTGA
- a CDS encoding molybdenum cofactor biosynthesis protein MoaE, with translation MIVLRADLSESPIDVTSHEALVDHSAAGAVVSFAGVVRNHDGGRGVTRLEYSAHPSAAEVLAEVAADVAAASEGVRAIAVSHRIGVLQIGDAALVAAVSADHRAAAFRTCALLVDTVKERLPVWKHQFFTDGTDEWVGSA, from the coding sequence GTGATCGTGCTCCGCGCCGACCTCAGTGAATCGCCGATCGATGTCACGTCCCACGAGGCGCTGGTCGACCACAGCGCCGCCGGAGCCGTCGTGAGCTTCGCCGGTGTCGTACGCAACCACGACGGCGGCCGCGGGGTGACACGGCTGGAGTACTCGGCGCACCCGTCGGCCGCGGAGGTCCTGGCCGAGGTCGCCGCCGACGTCGCCGCCGCTTCCGAAGGTGTGCGGGCCATCGCGGTCAGCCACCGGATCGGGGTGCTGCAGATCGGCGACGCGGCGTTGGTGGCTGCGGTATCGGCCGACCACCGCGCGGCGGCATTCCGCACGTGTGCGCTGCTGGTGGACACCGTCAAGGAGCGGCTGCCGGTCTGGAAGCACCAGTTCTTCACCGACGGCACCGACGAATGGGTCGGCTCGGCCTGA
- a CDS encoding transglycosylase family protein has translation MSGRHRKPTTSSVSVAKIAFTGAVLGGGTIALAAQASAATDGEWDKVARCESGGNWAINTGNGYQGGLQFSPSTWSAHGGGEYAPAANMASKDQQIAVAERVLASQGRGAWPVCGTGLSGSTPRNVVKNNPAPAPAAPLDNPELNAAADPAPAHEAAAPLDAPAPEAPEGPAIVNVANEIPAPEAPVLDVPEAPAPAPEAPAPAPEAPVVEAPAPEAPVEAPAPVIQAANWDTTDAPAEPGVWALHAKQDLPVEPAPVVDAPAPAPAPAPVADAAAPAPAAPVALQTPPNGTPHLASPTNLPPGSTMEAPDTGDSANMSYLKQLWHAVQNNDISGRDALLAVASTRTGAPGGSIPAPPNAPAPGPAPIVDAPPAP, from the coding sequence ATGAGTGGACGCCACCGCAAACCGACCACGTCCAGCGTCTCTGTCGCCAAGATCGCCTTTACCGGCGCGGTTCTTGGTGGCGGCACCATCGCCCTCGCCGCGCAGGCTTCCGCCGCGACCGACGGCGAATGGGACAAGGTAGCCCGCTGCGAATCCGGCGGGAACTGGGCCATCAACACCGGCAACGGCTACCAGGGCGGGCTGCAGTTCTCGCCCAGCACCTGGAGCGCCCACGGCGGTGGCGAGTACGCGCCCGCCGCGAACATGGCCAGCAAGGACCAGCAGATCGCCGTCGCCGAGCGCGTCCTGGCCAGCCAGGGCCGCGGCGCGTGGCCGGTCTGCGGCACGGGCCTCTCCGGTTCCACCCCGCGCAACGTCGTGAAGAACAACCCGGCGCCGGCCCCGGCCGCCCCGCTGGACAACCCCGAGCTCAATGCCGCGGCCGACCCGGCCCCGGCGCACGAGGCCGCCGCTCCGCTGGACGCGCCCGCCCCTGAGGCCCCCGAGGGCCCCGCGATCGTCAACGTCGCGAACGAGATCCCCGCCCCTGAGGCCCCCGTCCTGGACGTGCCCGAGGCTCCCGCTCCCGCCCCCGAGGCTCCGGCCCCGGCCCCCGAGGCGCCCGTCGTCGAAGCGCCCGCCCCGGAAGCCCCGGTCGAGGCCCCGGCGCCCGTGATCCAGGCCGCCAACTGGGACACCACCGACGCGCCCGCCGAGCCCGGCGTCTGGGCCCTGCACGCCAAGCAGGACCTGCCGGTCGAGCCGGCCCCGGTCGTCGACGCCCCGGCCCCGGCCCCGGCTCCGGCCCCTGTTGCCGACGCCGCCGCTCCCGCGCCGGCCGCCCCGGTCGCGCTCCAGACCCCGCCGAACGGCACGCCGCACCTCGCCAGCCCGACCAACCTGCCCCCGGGTTCGACCATGGAGGCACCCGACACGGGCGACAGCGCCAACATGAGCTACCTCAAGCAGCTGTGGCACGCGGTCCAGAACAACGACATCTCCGGTCGTGACGCCCTGCTCGCCGTTGCCTCGACGCGCACCGGCGCCCCCGGCGGCAGCATCCCGGCCCCGCCGAACGCCCCGGCGCCCGGCCCGGCTCCGATCGTCGACGCCCCTCCGGCGCCGTAA
- a CDS encoding MoaD/ThiS family protein: MAELVVTVRYFAAAKAATGIETETLQLNEGVTVRDLVNSIGTRGADVAKVLSRCSFLRDGVAVRDLDTALATAETLDVLPPFAGG, from the coding sequence GTGGCTGAACTGGTGGTGACGGTGCGCTATTTCGCCGCCGCGAAGGCCGCAACCGGAATCGAGACCGAAACGTTGCAGCTCAATGAGGGTGTAACCGTCCGCGATCTGGTGAACTCCATTGGTACACGTGGGGCAGATGTGGCAAAAGTGCTCTCACGCTGCTCATTCCTGCGTGACGGCGTCGCCGTCCGCGATCTGGACACCGCGCTCGCGACGGCTGAGACGCTCGATGTCCTACCCCCCTTCGCCGGCGGCTAA
- the moaA gene encoding GTP 3',8-cyclase MoaA, with product MTLTPLGLPTIARPVGPAPATGPLIDTYGRVAADLRVSLTDRCNLRCTYCMPAEGLDWLPGADLLTLEELTRLIRVAVTRLGITGVRFTGGEPLLVPHLEDVVAAAAALQPRPAIAVTTNGIGLAKRAAALKKAGLNRVNVSLDTVDPDRFAAITRRRRLPDVLDGLAAAKAAGLSPVKVNAVLDPVTGLDDAPALLRFCLEHGYQLRIIEQMPLDAGHHWQRGSVLQADQILAALRREFSLRPDPAPRGSAPAELWQVHEDGAVLGTVGVIASVSAAFCGTCDRTRLTADGQVRSCLFSQQETDLRALLRGGADDDALEAAWRAAMWAKPAGHGINDPGFVQPDRPMSAIGG from the coding sequence ATGACGCTCACGCCACTCGGCCTCCCGACCATCGCGCGGCCTGTCGGTCCGGCCCCGGCGACGGGGCCACTGATCGACACGTACGGCCGTGTCGCCGCCGATCTGCGGGTGTCACTCACCGACCGCTGCAATCTGCGCTGTACCTATTGCATGCCGGCCGAGGGCCTCGACTGGCTGCCCGGCGCCGACCTTCTCACTCTCGAAGAGCTCACCCGGCTGATCCGGGTGGCCGTGACGCGGCTGGGCATCACGGGCGTGCGGTTCACCGGCGGCGAGCCGCTGCTGGTTCCGCATCTGGAGGACGTCGTCGCGGCGGCGGCCGCGTTGCAACCACGTCCGGCCATCGCCGTGACCACCAACGGCATCGGATTGGCCAAGCGCGCGGCCGCATTGAAGAAGGCCGGCCTCAATCGCGTCAACGTCTCCCTCGACACCGTGGACCCGGACCGGTTCGCCGCCATCACCCGGCGCCGGCGGCTCCCCGACGTCCTCGACGGCCTGGCCGCCGCCAAGGCCGCGGGGCTGAGTCCCGTCAAAGTCAATGCGGTGCTCGACCCGGTGACTGGGCTGGACGACGCCCCGGCGCTGTTGCGCTTCTGTCTCGAGCACGGATACCAGTTGCGGATCATCGAGCAGATGCCGCTGGATGCCGGGCACCACTGGCAGCGGGGTTCGGTCCTGCAGGCCGACCAGATTCTCGCGGCGCTGCGGCGCGAATTCAGCTTGCGCCCGGACCCAGCGCCACGGGGTTCCGCACCCGCCGAGCTCTGGCAGGTCCACGAGGACGGCGCGGTGCTGGGCACCGTCGGCGTCATCGCGTCCGTCTCCGCCGCGTTCTGCGGCACGTGTGACCGCACCAGGCTGACGGCCGACGGCCAGGTGCGCAGCTGCCTGTTCTCTCAGCAGGAGACGGATCTGCGGGCGTTGCTGCGAGGCGGCGCCGACGACGATGCGCTCGAGGCCGCCTGGCGGGCCGCGATGTGGGCCAAGCCGGCGGGTCATGGAATAAACGATCCGGGTTTCGTCCAGCCGGACCGCCCGATGAGCGCGATCGGCGGCTGA
- a CDS encoding YccF domain-containing protein: MRLILNVIWLVFGGLWLALGYFLAALICFILIVTIPFGVAAARIGVYALWPFGQTVVDKPGPRPGALVGNVIWLVLCGWWLVLGHIATAIAQALTIVGIPLALANLKLIPVSLLPLGKQIVPVDQTHPAPAWQK; encoded by the coding sequence ATGCGCCTGATCCTGAACGTCATCTGGCTGGTTTTCGGTGGCCTCTGGCTGGCGCTCGGCTACTTCCTCGCCGCACTGATCTGCTTCATTCTGATCGTCACCATTCCGTTCGGCGTCGCCGCGGCCCGCATCGGCGTGTACGCGCTGTGGCCGTTCGGCCAGACGGTCGTCGACAAGCCCGGCCCGCGTCCGGGTGCCCTGGTCGGCAATGTGATCTGGCTGGTGCTGTGCGGCTGGTGGCTGGTGCTCGGCCACATCGCCACCGCCATTGCCCAGGCGCTGACCATCGTGGGTATCCCGCTCGCGCTGGCCAACCTCAAACTGATCCCGGTGTCGCTGCTGCCCCTCGGCAAGCAGATCGTCCCGGTTGACCAGACCCACCCCGCACCAGCCTGGCAGAAATGA
- a CDS encoding cold-shock protein, whose product MPSGRVKWYDTEKGFGFLSQEEGEDVYVRSSALPAGVEGLKAGQRVEFGVAAGRRGPQALSLKLIDPPPSLSRTRREAAAPEHKHTPDELHGMVSDMITLLEDVVQSELRRGRYPDRKTARKVSEVVKAVARELDA is encoded by the coding sequence GTGCCAAGCGGCCGGGTTAAGTGGTACGACACGGAGAAGGGCTTCGGCTTCCTCTCTCAGGAAGAGGGCGAGGACGTCTACGTCCGCTCTTCGGCGCTGCCCGCCGGGGTTGAAGGTCTCAAGGCCGGTCAGCGCGTCGAGTTCGGCGTCGCTGCCGGACGCCGCGGTCCGCAGGCGCTGAGCCTCAAGCTGATCGACCCGCCGCCGAGCCTGTCGCGCACCCGTCGTGAGGCGGCTGCGCCCGAGCACAAGCACACGCCCGACGAGCTGCACGGCATGGTGTCGGACATGATCACCCTCCTCGAGGACGTCGTGCAGTCCGAGCTGCGCCGGGGCCGTTACCCCGATCGCAAGACCGCCCGCAAGGTGTCCGAGGTGGTCAAGGCCGTCGCCCGCGAACTCGACGCCTGA
- a CDS encoding glutathione S-transferase family protein: MSYVNPGSEYTRDTNYISTRITADGRDGYPVEPGRYRLIVARACPWANRAIIVRRLLGLEDVLSIGFCGPTHDQRSWTFDLDPGGVDPVLKIPRLQDAYFKRVPNYPKGITVPAIVDVPTGAVATNDFAQLTLDLSTEWTAYHRDGAPQLYPEHLRDEIDTVAKRVYTEVNNGVYRCGFSGSQESYDAAYDRLFTALDWLTERLSSQRYLVGDTITEADVRLFTTLARFDPVYHGHFKCNRSKLTEMPVLWAYARDLFQTPGFGDTVDFVQIKQHYYIVHADINPTQIVPKGPELANWLTPHGREALGGRPFGDGTPPGPVRDGEQVRAGHGAV; encoded by the coding sequence GTGTCCTACGTCAACCCAGGTTCTGAATACACCCGCGACACCAACTACATCAGCACCCGGATCACGGCCGACGGTCGTGACGGGTACCCCGTGGAACCCGGCCGGTACCGGCTGATCGTCGCCAGGGCCTGTCCCTGGGCCAACCGCGCCATCATCGTCCGCCGGCTGCTGGGCCTGGAAGATGTTCTCTCCATTGGCTTTTGCGGTCCGACGCACGATCAGCGCAGCTGGACGTTCGACCTGGACCCCGGTGGCGTCGACCCGGTGCTGAAAATCCCGCGGCTGCAGGACGCGTACTTCAAGCGCGTCCCGAACTACCCGAAGGGCATCACGGTGCCGGCGATCGTCGACGTGCCCACCGGCGCGGTCGCGACCAACGACTTCGCGCAGCTGACGCTCGACCTGTCCACCGAATGGACGGCGTATCACCGCGACGGCGCGCCGCAGTTGTACCCGGAGCACCTGCGCGACGAGATCGACACCGTCGCCAAGCGCGTCTACACCGAGGTCAACAACGGCGTCTACCGCTGCGGGTTCTCGGGGTCACAGGAGTCGTACGACGCCGCCTATGACCGGCTGTTCACCGCGCTGGACTGGCTGACCGAAAGGCTCAGCAGTCAAAGGTATTTGGTGGGGGACACCATCACCGAGGCCGACGTGCGCCTGTTCACCACGCTGGCCCGGTTCGACCCGGTCTATCACGGGCACTTCAAGTGCAACCGGTCCAAGCTCACCGAGATGCCGGTGCTGTGGGCGTACGCCCGGGACCTGTTCCAGACACCCGGCTTCGGCGACACCGTCGATTTCGTGCAGATCAAGCAGCACTATTACATCGTGCACGCCGACATCAATCCGACGCAGATCGTGCCGAAGGGTCCCGAGTTGGCCAACTGGCTGACGCCGCACGGCCGGGAAGCGTTGGGCGGCAGGCCTTTCGGTGATGGGACACCGCCTGGCCCAGTCCGCGACGGTGAGCAGGTGCGCGCCGGTCACGGGGCTGTGTAG
- a CDS encoding DUF2771 domain-containing protein encodes MKRVLALLAVVAVLSATATGVLVWRLTRHQGPGFPEISAFTDGQLTRVGPYRYCDVHLKACDVPATTGELHVTARHPIQLSVPQPVARAPWVLLRAYEDGGSTVSEFRPNQRLAVTIPTVDPHHGKLLGLAVQLPTLARDSDGNEFPLPHAEWAVRTVWP; translated from the coding sequence ATGAAACGAGTTCTCGCGCTGTTGGCAGTGGTCGCGGTGCTGTCGGCGACGGCCACGGGCGTCCTGGTCTGGCGGCTGACGCGGCACCAGGGCCCGGGCTTCCCCGAGATCAGCGCCTTCACCGACGGCCAGCTGACCCGCGTCGGGCCGTACCGCTACTGCGATGTGCACCTGAAGGCGTGCGACGTACCCGCCACGACGGGCGAACTGCACGTCACGGCGCGGCACCCCATTCAGCTGTCGGTGCCGCAGCCGGTCGCGCGCGCACCGTGGGTGCTGCTGCGCGCGTACGAGGACGGCGGTTCCACCGTCAGCGAGTTCCGGCCGAACCAGCGGCTGGCCGTGACCATCCCGACCGTCGACCCGCATCACGGCAAGCTGCTCGGGCTCGCCGTCCAGTTGCCCACTCTGGCAAGGGATTCCGACGGCAACGAGTTCCCGCTGCCGCACGCCGAATGGGCCGTGCGGACCGTCTGGCCGTAG